The genomic region ATGTGTTTGGAAGTACATAAGTGTGAGCTAAAATGTGAAAAGATTTTTATGCAGGTAAAACCTACATAAAGggaattaataaaacaaataacaatattCTAATTGTGGAAAGttatgaaaatatattattacataaaacatatataaaccTTTAGGattatcagtttatttatatatttatatatatatatatatatatatatatatatatatatatatatatatatatatatatatatatatatatatatatatatatatatatatataattaatatgaagtacgtttacatgcacttaagtaatcTGTTTACTCAGAGAAACCGATGAATTACATGACAGTGTCATGTAATAGTCATCTATCCAGCCCTGGGGGCTGGacacttttttacttttgactTTCTTTCCATTTTGCTCATTTTTACCCACCTGTCTCAGGCCTCTCTATGTTGCTATCCAGGGGACTCCCTCTCTCCCCTGGAGAACTCTGTGGCTCTATGGAGAAATCTGGTTGGACATGTGAGAGCGGAACCTCAGCCTGGTCAAGTCcatcctcttccttcctctgtgatTCTTGTTCATCACTGTCCTCAGTCTCACCAGTTGGGGTGTTCTCACATTCAGGCTCCTTCATGACTGTGAAAAGGTATCATAATAAAGAAGTTAAATGGCCTTCAGAGATATATGGAACTTAAAAGAATTCATCCAGTGCTTACCGTAAGAACTCAATGAtgaagacaaataaaattttgaggatggacatgcacacacagtactcCCCTGTCTAAGGGGTAAGAGCAACAAGGCTGTTCCCTTCCTGGTGCCCAAGCTAAAGTCTTAATACCAAATGTAGAACCAGCTGAACAAGATATTACTACACCATAAGTGACAAGGcgatataaaaaaaactcagaGTGAACCatggagaaagaaacaaacaaaatcatttattttctccaaGAGGTGCTAACTAATCCTGAAGGTGAAACATTATCTAAACCTGACTCcttgaaacaaataaaagtagCCGAATTATTTGCAATATACACTCCAAAGTGGAAAAGGCAAGTACGGtgttatttacaaaatataccATAGATATACAAGCTGTAGCACTAGGTTCAATAATACAGTGTTAACACATAACAAAAGCTGAACAAAGGTTTAGAGGCTAAATCTCACACCCAACAAAACTGTATAGAGCAAAGAACATCTAGGAGCAAAAAGGAATTTGCTTGAGTTTAATTGTATCAGAGCTGCACCTGCagtcacaaagacacagacacagtaattGTACTTTCAGACCCGCTAATTCTCCAAGTATAGGCAGCTAATAGATCTGGTTTCAAATTAATTTCCCCAAATTTCCAggaaacatattaatattattattatattatattttgtcatATATCATGTGTTTTTCTACAATCTTGTTATTGTCAGGAACCTGTTAAAAGCAAATCAGCAAGTCACACCACTGCACTGGTTGACATGTTTCTTCCTCATGAAAGATGTGTAAAGTTTCAAAGTGAGTTAAAAGAGTAAAGAGTAAAAAGCAAAAAGTGATGCTATGCTTTACCTCTTcgaaaaaacactgcatcaacatttttatttgcatccCTAATgtgttaatagttttttttttataaacttgGTCTTTAATTATATAATCCACCTAGCAATTAGCTTcatctgttttttcatttaaaagggTAGCAAAAGGCTGGAACCAATTCCAGGGCAGTGAGTGAAAGACAGGGTGCACCTGAACAGGGGCCTTATTTCTAAAAATGTGTACAATCCATACCAAAAGTCTATGTATGCACAAAACGCACAAAAGGTGTATGCTAAaattgtcatttcttttttttttaaattacaaaatcaaaTCTTTTACTAAACAACTCATAATTGTGACTTGTGATTTTCAAATGTcctattgtatttttattagtttgctCTCCAACCATCCGTTTTATGGTCTGCTGTGGTCTTCCATACATTACACCATGCTCAGTTTTAATACGTCTGATTGACATTTTCTAACTAAGGATAAAGCTGATGCAGAGCAAATCAACATGTTATCTTAGGGTCATTTTGCACTACATAAGTAACTGGTTTGCACTTCTGAATGGGACAAGTCATTTTCTGCAATCCAATACAAACAGTCCACAACTTGGATGAGGTCAGTGAGTGGCTACACAATCAGGTCGAGTGACACCTCTGGGACTCTACACACACCTTATCATTGATTCTGTGTTTacctttcagctctgtggaaTATTCCATTGGTGCTATCCATTCGTAGTCATACATTCGTTTGCTACCAGAAGGGAGAATACTAAAGATGTCATCTGTCGCGGACTCTGAGTCTCCGTTCCCAGAACCGGAGCCGGTCATACCGCTGTCCGGCCATAGATTCATGGAGTGCGGGTCCTGCTCCTGACGAGCCTCCCTGTCGCCGCTCGCGTGGCTGCTCTGGTTTCCGTCCATTTCAGCACAACCTCTCGAGTTCTTGTCCTTCATCAGATAGTCACATATCGCATCTATATTCTCCTTCTTCACACCAGGCATGACAGCCTTGGCTCTCCTCGGGTCGGCGTTGTTGTGCTTGGCTCCGGAGCTGAAGTCAGATTTCTTGTAGCCAGCCTCTGTGGACGCCTCCGTGACCGTACCGCCGCCGGGAAAAGGCTCCCTACCATCCCCGTGGACGGCGTCTAGTCTCGCCTTTAACACTTCAATTTCGTCCGTTTTCTCGCGTAGCTCCATTTTCAGGACTCGTATTCGGATGCTGACCATTTTGCGGATCTCAGACAGCGCTGTCTCTAGTACCACGGTTATGTTTCTTCCGAGGTGCTCGGTGATGTCGCTGACCGTGCAGAGCAGCTCCTCGTCGGGCTCCAGTTCCAGGAAATCGCCGTCGGCTCGGCTCGCTGAACCAGAAGGCTCCATGAAGGCGCCGTGGATCTCAGGAGACAGGCTCGTTTCAGCGAAACTGTAGTTTCTTTTGCGACTCATAGATGAGTTTAGGTTAGCTTTAGAGTTCAGCTAGCTAAAAGCTACTCAGCAAGCTAATGTTTGAGTGATGCTGAAAGGTAGCAGGCAGGTCTGTCAGAGTTAGCATGAGCAACGCCGGATGTGACAGAAATCTGTCTTCAAAACAAAAGCCTCACCACGTCAAAGAGCTGCCTGCACGTCGGTTCGTCAATTagacttttgttttgaaagtaGTAAACGGAAGATTGAACAGAGTGACAACTTGTTTGCAGCGATGACTAATTTCAGCAGAGTTGAGCCCAGTTTTCATTGCGCCCTCTGAAGTTTACAACATGAAACGAGCTGTAACAATTTGAGCAATGCTACCGTGCTCCTTTTAAAAAATACACCATTTATGATGGCTTAGGTTTAGTAAGTTCTGTCTTGTCTTGTTGTGATAAATACCCCTAGTTGCCGTTGCCTTAGTTTTTGAAAAAATGCAGTTACAAATGTTAATAAGTCAATAATTAACTATTCTAACACTTAACTGTGTTTATAAATTGTTGACTAATAGTGATTGATTAATAGTGGTCCATATGCTCCATATATCaatcattttcatgtttactACACAGTGCATCTTATTTTTGACTGATGTTAAATTAtcagtttattaattaattattttagagCAATATTAACTTCTCAGTGAAATACTCCTGATAGGCCTAAGAAGTGTCTGCAGGGATTCTTTCAAGCTGCAAACTGCCTTAGTAAACTTTGTGCATGAGGTAGTGCAATCCAGGCTTCTGAATAAAGCCACTCAACTTGCTGCTGCTCTAAGCCCATTGCTTTgagcacacaaatacaaatcttAGATGAGTATTAACAGTTTTATCAGCTCAGGTTTTATCAGCTTTCTTGtgatttcttattatttttttatcatcaacATTATATTATTCAAAGCATTTTAGAAATGGGCTTACTCAGCTATATGTAGTCCAATATTTCGAGGATGCAGTCCTTGATAAGTTAGTGTGTTATACTACTAGGTCTTTCTATTAATGTGGTCTAATAATAGGCCTATATATGTATTGGTCTCAGTGAGCTTAAAAATCACACAGTTATATAACTTTTCCAAAAATTAATAGTATTCTTAGCTGTAAAAATCTGTGCATACAGTGAATTTCATTGACTCATACCTCTGTGACCTCGACAGATGATTTTATGAAAGGATATAACAGCCAGTTTCTACAATGCAACCATGCCAGTTTCATATTCTAAAGATGGTTGACAAAATCTTTGAGTCATCTGACAGTCATtgtgtgtaataaaaatgtaataaaaagaaGATTTTATATGACACATTACGAATgtgctttatttctgtgttaaGAAGGACATAGAACTTGTGCTTGCCTTCCTGTGattgtctgtttttctgctgttataAATTCCTGAGTGGTGATCCAGGTTCAGAGCAGCTCTTCACTGACAGACAGGGCTGACAGGATGAAAGGAAATGCTGAGTCTGTTCCTGGGATGtttgaaggaaaacacacactctggaTTAGTGAACCGAAATCCACACAGTCTAACGGGGGGTAGGGGTGAATCTCACAAACATGCCATTTTTTATGTGAATATAGCATAGATGAGTAAAAGTTATTCAGTAACAAAATTATACCGATAAGAGTTGGTAACATAAACTTTAGTAAAGAATCAAGTTAATGAGAGTAAAACAGGACATTAAGTGAACAGCCCTTCAAATTAATAGTATTACCCTAGCTTATAGGCTAGaccatttgcatattttatttcaaatagaTAATCTGCAAATTTGTGAATTTTATATTTCCTGATAAAAgatgtgttatatatattttcttttaatctaAATCTCAATATTTCCTAATTAAGAGGAACATTCAATACTCTAAAGCCCGTGCACACATTCACCACTAAGGCTTTTGTCGgcatgacatttattttgaaaagagcCAGCAGGACAGTGACTGTGGTCAGCTTGACAGCCCTGCTTGTTGACCTGAGAGGAGAAAAGTTGACCGCTACACTGTGGTTCATTAGACATGTCAGCCACGTTGGACCGAGACGCCAGGAGCCACAAGCACCAGAGAACTGTCTCTGAAGACGGTCAGCAGCTTCTGGAGGAGGCGGACAAGTCCCACAGCAGGACAGGTAGGCTGACTGGATTCATATTCTAATACTACTACTGCACAGCACCATCTGGTAAATGGCCCATTTGTCATTTAGCTCTTTTCTATCTATTTTTGTATTCCTTCTACGTGAGAGCTGTCTACTTTTACTTGCTctttttacttgagtatttgtTTTACTACCTCAGGTTGCTTCCCATCCACCTTCACATGAATCTGTTAGGTGGCATTGCCTTGTATTTGCGCCGCACCTAAAACCTTATGAGACACTTCCTGAGTGTGGTTATTTGGGTGACTTCAGCTCTGCTCTCTAATGTTTGCAACAGTGCGTAGTTTGTCCAGAGATGCTTCAGGTCTGAAGAGAACTCTGTCAACATGTGAGGAAAACTTCCCAACAGGTAACTGTGGTTTGCTGGTTGACACTAATTAAAGGCAGATTTGAGTGATAGATTATATACAGTACTTGCAGTAACTAAGTTAGTGATGTCTTCAGAATACTGAGCGTGATAATGGTCAGTACATTTCACAGTGTCCCCTCTTTTAGATTTGTtaagagaaaacactgatggAATTAACCACAAAATATTATAGTGCTACTGTCTGTGAGTCATGAGAGCAAGCACACTGCAACACTGAGGGGACCTCAGTGAAAAATCATGTGAGACTATTTAAAGTGGTTTATACCTTGAACCTGTAAAGTCACTCATTAATCTGTGAGGAGGTCACTTAGCGTCTTCACTGACTGAAATTACTGAATAGGTTTACAGTGCAGGTTTGTGACAGTAACATACAACACCCTTCATCTCATCGAATCAATGGTAATATTGAGAATTGGTGATCGGAAATTATGAGGTGAAAACATTcggctgtttggtttcatgAGCTATGTATATATTAACTATATTCTATattactgttactattactgTACTAAGCATATATTTTGCatatataaagtaaagtaaagaagagaaactgaagaGAAAGGGACAGGAACTACATTGGTGTCATCCTGCATCTATTAATATAGCTGTGTAAGTGTAACAATCTGGGGGAAAGACGACCATCTCAGTAACACTCCATCAGTCACCCAACCTGACGCTAGGGTGACAGTTCACCTTAGAGTGACAATGAACCGAATCAAAGAGCCAAAATAGACAGAAAGTagctttctctttctgtccgTCAAAgtccactcacacacaaagaaactcTGAATTAGGGGTGTTAATACTTTTAGAAATACGTTTGTAAAAGAGAGATTTAAAGTTTCAGATGTTAAAAATTGACATGTATGCCAATACTTATATGATGGTGATGAGCTACCTTTGTAAATAAACtgatctttaaaataaaatcattggGCATAGATTGAACTAAACTTTGGTGTCTCTCTAGTTCTGCCAGTTCAGCTGGATGTGGTCAGGGGTCCTGAACGTCTTCCGGCAGATGAGGAGTCAAAGGAAATGTTGAAAGGGAAACTGCGCATTTTGCAAGTTGACAGTGTCGAGCTCAACGCTCTTTTTACAGTAAagctgacatacacacacttttgtcTATCAATAGTTGTTAGGACACCTAATGACAAGACATGCATCCACACATACCTGGCTAGCACataagcaaagaaaaaaaatgtttacttcCTACAGAAGCTTTACCTGAATTACtgacagaatgaatgaataaattcatGAATAAATGGGGGTAAAAACATGGGACATTCTTTTTTGAGTTCATAACAAGTTGAACATTACCAGACAGCATTGTGAGAAAATCAGATGTATTTTTGGACTCATGGCTCCTTTTAATATTGTGAATTAATagataaatattttctcattttctgcaCAAAATAATGCAGATTTGTCTACTTTTGCCTTTTCTCTGTCTACAGGAGTTGTGTGCTCACGTCCTCTCAATTAACAGTGAAGAAAAGGTTATTTTTTTGACATTCCAAACATTTGAGGAGATATGGAAGTTCACCACTTATTACACAGTTGGTATGTTCGcaatacatttttgaaataatttgtcaaaaacaTCTTTGCAATATTTAACACtattttaaagttaattaacTATGCAGAATGTCTACTTTATACTAACACTTTCCTACTCTCAGGTTTGTTGAGTCAGTGCATGGAGAATTTCTTGTTAGATCAGAAGTTCTGGCTCAATACTTTGGAGGAGGACATTGCCATTGAAGTTTCCTGTCAGGAAGAAACACTTAACCTCATCTACAAAGGCATGCTCATGCAAGAAGGTAGGTGATGGAATGTAAACTGCtcgagaaaataaaaatgatgttgcaggttagtccattttgctgaaatttgCCTGCAGCAACTAGGCCCTGACAACATCAGTGCATGCTCCTAATGAAACGACAGATGGTGTCCTGGGAGTATCTCCTCTTAGATGTAGACcagggcatcactgagctccagacagtctgaggtgcaacctggcaGCGTCGCTTGGACCGAAACATAATTCTATTGTATTCAATTCCTATCATTCTCCAGGAACTGCGTGCATACTCTTGCTACATCGTTGTTCACCAGGAGGAACTCAGGCACCCAGCGTAGGGTCTGACACTGGGTCCCAGGGTTTCATCCTGATACCTATTGGCACTAAGAGTGCCGTTGTCTAGCCTGTAGATGtctgtgcatccctccactGATGTGCCTCCCTAGATCATGCTGAACAGTGTTATAGGCAGCATAATGTTCTCCATGGCCTCACTAGACCCTTTACTCTCTGTCACATGCGCTCAGGATGAAGCTGCTCTAGTCAGTGAAAAGCACAGGGCACCATTAGCAGACTGGCGAATCTGGTGTTCTATGGTAAATGTCAATCAAGCTCCATGGTGCCGGGCATTGAGGCCATGGTTCACCAAAGGATGTTGGGCCCTTAGGCCACCTTCATGAAGTCTTTGTTTGgtcagagacattcacaccagtacTCTGGCAATGCCCAttctgttcctccttgcacaaaggagcgGATACCGGCCCTGCTAATGGAttaaggaccttctacagcCATGTCtagctctcctagagtaactaACAGTGTCCTAGaatctcctccatgctcttgagactgGGAAACACAGCTAACCTTCTGCCATTGGCACATAGTGATGTGCCATCCTGGCAAAGTTAGACTGCCTGTGCAGTCTCTGCAGGGTCtaggtatcacctcatgctaaCAGTAGCAACACTGAGCCTCTActtgtaaaaccattcctgttttaggggttgtctcattgttgcccctctagtaCGCCTGTTCATTAACACTAAAGCAGCTGAAAatgattaacaaccccctctgctatTGACCAGATCAGTATTCTAGTAATTTAATTGACTT from Anabas testudineus chromosome 18, fAnaTes1.2, whole genome shotgun sequence harbors:
- the znf16l gene encoding zinc finger protein 16-like gives rise to the protein MSRKRNYSFAETSLSPEIHGAFMEPSGSASRADGDFLELEPDEELLCTVSDITEHLGRNITVVLETALSEIRKMVSIRIRVLKMELREKTDEIEVLKARLDAVHGDGREPFPGGGTVTEASTEAGYKKSDFSSGAKHNNADPRRAKAVMPGVKKENIDAICDYLMKDKNSRGCAEMDGNQSSHASGDREARQEQDPHSMNLWPDSGMTGSGSGNGDSESATDDIFSILPSGSKRMYDYEWIAPMEYSTELKVMKEPECENTPTGETEDSDEQESQRKEEDGLDQAEVPLSHVQPDFSIEPQSSPGERGSPLDSNIERPETGQQFPSHTYICSLCGTFCPDSLFLEEHIKVIHSDSAGAQALQALQSTSSIASTVGDSNSDSRRGGGGQNEDCTVPGAGVAISQGGRPVKKEIKIEGGYECGECGRHFNYLGNLRQHQRIHTGEKPFMCPECGERFRHAARLKSHRLVHSGAQSPFPCPQCGKGFSVLSGLKRHQRVHTGESPYACPQCGRRFKELGNLYTHQRIHSGATPYCCQQCGRSFRHLGTYKSHRCTPAQ